CTTCCGCTTACGGCGAAATCACGCTGAGCGCGATATCTGAACACGAGCGACTGGTTTCGCTCAGACTCCCCTTCTGGGCAGAAGGACAGGAACTCCCTGCAGGTGAATAGCAGTGCTGAAAAAACTCTTCGGTAAACGCTCCCAGGAGAGCGTCTCCCCCCAGATACTGGAACTCTTCACCAGAGCCGTTGAACGCAACGAGCCCCTTGACGTGTTTCTGGGGGATACCGATGCCTATGACGGATACCGCAAACTGGGCAAGGAAGCGCCCTTCCGCAGCTCCGCCATGGCTGAGCTGGACAGCGCGGAGCACATCCTGAAAATCGAGTACGTCTTTCCCCGCACACCGGTATTCAGGAGCAACCCCATCATGCTCTTCTTCTCCGTGGACGGGGTCATGTTCTACTGCTCCACCACCATAGCCGCCGTTGACCGCGAAAATGACATCATCAGCGTCCACCTGCCCACCAAGGTGCACCGCAACGAGCGCCGCAAAGTCTTCCGGGTGCGCATATCCCAGTACAATATCCGCTGCTCCCTGAAGAACATCTCCAAAACCGAGCTGGCCCACAGCCAGGGCCAGGTCAAGGCCTTTGACTATGACGGCAAGGCCTATGACATCTCGGAAGGCGGCCTCTTTTTCATGTCCTTTGCCACCATGACCCTGGATATCAACGATGTGGTCTACCTGGAGTTCACCCTGCCCGGCATCGACCTGCTGCCGCGCACCAGCGTCAAGGTGCTGGCCCGCGTCGCCCACATCAAGAGCTTTAACCGCTTCTGTGGCCTGGAATTCTTTACGGAAAAGTCCAAGAACGTGCCCTACGTCTCCCAGTATCCCTACCTGGTGGACAGCTCGCTGATGCAGCACTTTGCCCGCTTCTGCCGCGCCGCCAACATCAGCAACCTGGAATCCGAAAACCTGATGGAGCGCACCCAGCAACCCTCAGCCGAAGCCACCCTGCAGGCTGCCGCCCAGGAGCGCCGCGACGTCGTCATCATCGGCGACCGCAGCTCCACCTATTACAACAACGAGGAATTCGAGCAGCGCTACCGCAAGCACTACCTCAGCGATGAACGGGAAATACTGGATTTTCTTGAGGAAAATGAAGACTGCTTTGTCATATTCGACAACCTGGTCACCGCCAAAGAACGCAGGTGCGACTTCACCTGGAGCGCGTTCATCAAGACCCTGCGCTCAAAGAACCTCTTTCACCCCGTCTTTGTCATCGACTCCGACCCCATGGAAAAGCTGAAAAAGCAGAAGCTGCAGGAGTACAAGATCTTCCACTGCTGCCGTTTCGATATCACCAACCCCGCCGACCTGCTCAAGCAGATCAGAACGCTGCTGCCAGCTGTTCAAAAGTCCTGATCTTCGGACTCTCGCCGCACAGGGGACAGTGGGGATCTCTGCTGATTTTCGTCTTCCGGAAGTGCATCACCAGGGCATCAAAGCCCAGCAGCGTATTATAGAGAGGCTCACCGGCACCGGTGAGGTACTTGATGGCTTCCGTCGCCTGAATCGTGCCCAGCATACCCGCCACCGAACCCAGCACCCCCAGCTCCACCCGCTTCTCTTCGCGCGCCGGCGCTTCAGGAAAGAGACAGCGCAGACAGGCCGTCTGGCCGGGATTCACCGTCAGCGTCTGGCCCGTAAACTCCCGGATACCCCCGTGGGAAAAGGGCTGCCCCACCAGCACACAGGCATCATTCACCAGAAACTTCACGTGGATATTGTCCGTCGCCTCCACCACAAAGTCGTAGGGCTCCATCACCTCGGCGATATTCTCCGGCGTAATCCACTGGTGGTACACCTTCACATCCACATCGGGATTGATATTGCGCAGACGGGCGCGCGCCGAGAACACCTTGGGCGTATCCAGATCGGGCGTGCCATGGAGAATCTGCCGCTGCAGATTGGAAATATCCACCACATCCGCATCGGCAATGCCAAGGTGCCCCACACCCGCCGCCGCCAGATACATGGAAACCGGCGAACCAAGACCCCCGGCACCAATCACCAGCACCCGCGAATCCAGCAGCCTGCGCTGCCCCGCCTCGCCGATCTGGGGCAATTGCACATTGCGACGGTAGCGACCCTGGACATCCATGCAAACCTCCTGAAAAGTGTTTTGACCTGTTTTAAGGAGTGCAGTATAGTGAGTAAACCCGAGAATGTCTACCATCATTGACGGTTTACTCAAGATTCTGTCTCGGGCGAATTTGCGCAGGGACAAAATGTAACTGCATGGCTCCGGTACTTTTTGAACGCGCAAAAAGTACAGCGAACGGTCATGAAACATTGCCTTCCTTTGAGCCTTGGTGGCTCTTGTGTAAAACCCTTCCAAAAAAACAGCGTGATGGATACTTATGAAAAACCTCTTCCGCCGCCTTCTGCCATCGGAGCACCCCTTCCAGGAGCTTCGCCAG
This portion of the Desulfurispirillum indicum S5 genome encodes:
- a CDS encoding PilZ domain-containing protein; the encoded protein is MLKKLFGKRSQESVSPQILELFTRAVERNEPLDVFLGDTDAYDGYRKLGKEAPFRSSAMAELDSAEHILKIEYVFPRTPVFRSNPIMLFFSVDGVMFYCSTTIAAVDRENDIISVHLPTKVHRNERRKVFRVRISQYNIRCSLKNISKTELAHSQGQVKAFDYDGKAYDISEGGLFFMSFATMTLDINDVVYLEFTLPGIDLLPRTSVKVLARVAHIKSFNRFCGLEFFTEKSKNVPYVSQYPYLVDSSLMQHFARFCRAANISNLESENLMERTQQPSAEATLQAAAQERRDVVIIGDRSSTYYNNEEFEQRYRKHYLSDEREILDFLEENEDCFVIFDNLVTAKERRCDFTWSAFIKTLRSKNLFHPVFVIDSDPMEKLKKQKLQEYKIFHCCRFDITNPADLLKQIRTLLPAVQKS
- a CDS encoding HesA/MoeB/ThiF family protein, translated to MDVQGRYRRNVQLPQIGEAGQRRLLDSRVLVIGAGGLGSPVSMYLAAAGVGHLGIADADVVDISNLQRQILHGTPDLDTPKVFSARARLRNINPDVDVKVYHQWITPENIAEVMEPYDFVVEATDNIHVKFLVNDACVLVGQPFSHGGIREFTGQTLTVNPGQTACLRCLFPEAPAREEKRVELGVLGSVAGMLGTIQATEAIKYLTGAGEPLYNTLLGFDALVMHFRKTKISRDPHCPLCGESPKIRTFEQLAAAF